From a single Cydia strobilella chromosome 17, ilCydStro3.1, whole genome shotgun sequence genomic region:
- the LOC134748822 gene encoding uncharacterized protein LOC134748822 isoform X2, with the protein MTELKRLKIMRGQVKATMTRIEQFVNDPNSLSSASLDTLEARKEKLASSLKDYETIQLDILSLDDKDAEDAGDFEDRYFSTIAKINETLRSLRGSDTIQAAGVSSSKLPHVDIPVYNGKDFTLFRPFYEMFIAVIDKNKTLSDVQKLFYLRKFLSDEALSVIINLPLVNASYPEALELLKKRYDNKSRLIISHIHVILDIPCMAKGTAASIRSFVSQVQQQLHALKNLKEPVDKWDMLLISILSRKLDQYTSRAFHLERDPQALPMMSEFIAFLERRAMALEDSSPQKSILNENVGTSQLKSYPKVTNVVASLPGCKFCTKPGHAIYNCVKFQEASVEDRLAFALLGLVRFPHDVFLRRKATGKYQMIFRK; encoded by the coding sequence ATGACGGAGCTCAAAAGGTTGAAAATTATGCGCGGCCAGGTCAAGGCGACCATGACTCGCATCGAGCAGTTTGTCAACGACCCTAATAGTTTAAGTTCCGCGTCACTGGATACCTTGGAGGCTCGAAAGGAAAAGCTAGCCTCTTCCCTGAAAGATTACGAGACAATCCAACTTGATATATTGAGCCTCGATGACAAAGACGCAGAGGATGCAGGTGATTTTGAGGACCGTTATTTTAGCACAATAGCTAAAATCAATGAGACCCTCAGGTCTCTACGAGGGTCAGATACGATTCAAGCTGCTGGAGTCTCTTCTTCGAAGTTACCCCATGTTGACATACCAGTGTACAACGGTAAGGACTTTACCCTCTTCAGACCCTTTTATGAAATGTTCATAGCAGTGattgataaaaacaaaacattatctGATGTACAGAAGTTGTTTTACTTAAGAAAGTTTTTGTCTGATGAAGCGCTATCTGTCATTATAAACTTGCCTTTAGTCAACGCCTCATATCCAGAGGCATTAGAATTGTTAAAAAAGCGTTATGACAATAAGTCTAGGCTTATCATAAGCCATATACATGTTATCTTAGACATCCCATGCATGGCTAAGGGAACTGCGGCCTCTATAAGGTCATTTGTATCACAGGTACAACAGCAGCTGCATGCGCTCAAAAATTTAAAGGAACCTGTTGATAAATGGGATATGTTGCTTATTTCTATACTATCCAGAAAGCTAGATCAATATACTAGCCGGGCTTTCCATTTAGAGAGAGACCCACAAGCTCTTCCAATGATGTCGGAGTTTATTGCATTTTTAGAAAGGCGTGCTATGGCGCTAGAGGATAGTTCGCCTCAAAAGAGTATCCTAAATGAGAATGTAGGTACTTCCCAACTTAAATCTTACCCCAAGGTTACTAATGTTGTAGCATCATTACCTGGTTGTAAATTTTGTACTAAACCTGGGCATGCAATCTATAATTGTGTGAAATTTCAGGAAGCCTCTGTTGAGGACCGCTTGGCCTTT
- the LOC134748822 gene encoding uncharacterized protein LOC134748822 isoform X3, with protein MTELKRLKIMRGQVKATMTRIEQFVNDPNSLSSASLDTLEARKEKLASSLKDYETIQLDILSLDDKDAEDAGDFEDRYFSTIAKINETLRSLRGSDTIQAAGVSSSKLPHVDIPVYNGKDFTLFRPFYEMFIAVIDKNKTLSDVQKLFYLRKFLSDEALSVIINLPLVNASYPEALELLKKRYDNKSRLIISHIHVILDIPCMAKGTAASIRSFVSQVQQQLHALKNLKEPVDKWDMLLISILSRKLDQYTSRAFHLERDPQALPMMSEFIAFLERRAMALEDSSPQKSILNENVGTSQLKSYPKVTNVVASLPGCKFCTKPGHAIYNCVKFQEASVEDRLAFVWAL; from the coding sequence ATGACGGAGCTCAAAAGGTTGAAAATTATGCGCGGCCAGGTCAAGGCGACCATGACTCGCATCGAGCAGTTTGTCAACGACCCTAATAGTTTAAGTTCCGCGTCACTGGATACCTTGGAGGCTCGAAAGGAAAAGCTAGCCTCTTCCCTGAAAGATTACGAGACAATCCAACTTGATATATTGAGCCTCGATGACAAAGACGCAGAGGATGCAGGTGATTTTGAGGACCGTTATTTTAGCACAATAGCTAAAATCAATGAGACCCTCAGGTCTCTACGAGGGTCAGATACGATTCAAGCTGCTGGAGTCTCTTCTTCGAAGTTACCCCATGTTGACATACCAGTGTACAACGGTAAGGACTTTACCCTCTTCAGACCCTTTTATGAAATGTTCATAGCAGTGattgataaaaacaaaacattatctGATGTACAGAAGTTGTTTTACTTAAGAAAGTTTTTGTCTGATGAAGCGCTATCTGTCATTATAAACTTGCCTTTAGTCAACGCCTCATATCCAGAGGCATTAGAATTGTTAAAAAAGCGTTATGACAATAAGTCTAGGCTTATCATAAGCCATATACATGTTATCTTAGACATCCCATGCATGGCTAAGGGAACTGCGGCCTCTATAAGGTCATTTGTATCACAGGTACAACAGCAGCTGCATGCGCTCAAAAATTTAAAGGAACCTGTTGATAAATGGGATATGTTGCTTATTTCTATACTATCCAGAAAGCTAGATCAATATACTAGCCGGGCTTTCCATTTAGAGAGAGACCCACAAGCTCTTCCAATGATGTCGGAGTTTATTGCATTTTTAGAAAGGCGTGCTATGGCGCTAGAGGATAGTTCGCCTCAAAAGAGTATCCTAAATGAGAATGTAGGTACTTCCCAACTTAAATCTTACCCCAAGGTTACTAATGTTGTAGCATCATTACCTGGTTGTAAATTTTGTACTAAACCTGGGCATGCAATCTATAATTGTGTGAAATTTCAGGAAGCCTCTGTTGAGGACCGCTTGGCCTTT
- the LOC134748822 gene encoding uncharacterized protein LOC134748822 isoform X1, with translation MTELKRLKIMRGQVKATMTRIEQFVNDPNSLSSASLDTLEARKEKLASSLKDYETIQLDILSLDDKDAEDAGDFEDRYFSTIAKINETLRSLRGSDTIQAAGVSSSKLPHVDIPVYNGKDFTLFRPFYEMFIAVIDKNKTLSDVQKLFYLRKFLSDEALSVIINLPLVNASYPEALELLKKRYDNKSRLIISHIHVILDIPCMAKGTAASIRSFVSQVQQQLHALKNLKEPVDKWDMLLISILSRKLDQYTSRAFHLERDPQALPMMSEFIAFLERRAMALEDSSPQKSILNENVGTSQLKSYPKVTNVVASLPGCKFCTKPGHAIYNCVKFQEASVEDRLAFALLRLVRFPHDVFLHRKATGKYQMIFRT, from the coding sequence ATGACGGAGCTCAAAAGGTTGAAAATTATGCGCGGCCAGGTCAAGGCGACCATGACTCGCATCGAGCAGTTTGTCAACGACCCTAATAGTTTAAGTTCCGCGTCACTGGATACCTTGGAGGCTCGAAAGGAAAAGCTAGCCTCTTCCCTGAAAGATTACGAGACAATCCAACTTGATATATTGAGCCTCGATGACAAAGACGCAGAGGATGCAGGTGATTTTGAGGACCGTTATTTTAGCACAATAGCTAAAATCAATGAGACCCTCAGGTCTCTACGAGGGTCAGATACGATTCAAGCTGCTGGAGTCTCTTCTTCGAAGTTACCCCATGTTGACATACCAGTGTACAACGGTAAGGACTTTACCCTCTTCAGACCCTTTTATGAAATGTTCATAGCAGTGattgataaaaacaaaacattatctGATGTACAGAAGTTGTTTTACTTAAGAAAGTTTTTGTCTGATGAAGCGCTATCTGTCATTATAAACTTGCCTTTAGTCAACGCCTCATATCCAGAGGCATTAGAATTGTTAAAAAAGCGTTATGACAATAAGTCTAGGCTTATCATAAGCCATATACATGTTATCTTAGACATCCCATGCATGGCTAAGGGAACTGCGGCCTCTATAAGGTCATTTGTATCACAGGTACAACAGCAGCTGCATGCGCTCAAAAATTTAAAGGAACCTGTTGATAAATGGGATATGTTGCTTATTTCTATACTATCCAGAAAGCTAGATCAATATACTAGCCGGGCTTTCCATTTAGAGAGAGACCCACAAGCTCTTCCAATGATGTCGGAGTTTATTGCATTTTTAGAAAGGCGTGCTATGGCGCTAGAGGATAGTTCGCCTCAAAAGAGTATCCTAAATGAGAATGTAGGTACTTCCCAACTTAAATCTTACCCCAAGGTTACTAATGTTGTAGCATCATTACCTGGTTGTAAATTTTGTACTAAACCTGGGCATGCAATCTATAATTGTGTGAAATTTCAGGAAGCCTCTGTTGAGGACCGCTTGGCCTTT